The Candidatus Thorarchaeota archaeon genome includes the window TCACGGGCGCCAAGTTTGAACCTCAGATAGATGAGGCCGCAGAGAAAGTGATGGACAGACTGCTCCAGCTGGGAGTCATGCGAATCCCCGAGGGAGAGGACTGGGGCCAGAGGGCAGAGGACGAAGACGAGGAGGAGCAGGAAGGGGAGGAACTGGAAGAGGATGAGGAGGATAAGGAAGACGACGAGGACTACGAGGACGAGGAAGACGAGGACGAGTATATTCACGAAGGCTGACAGACTCGACTCCCTTATTGACAGGACACTCGTCACTTGACGGCCGAACCACGACAGCCGGAGCTGCAACTATACTGCACGCTGACCGCACATTGGAGACCGCTGGTGAGTCAGGGAACAGTCGACAGTCTGACCGCCAAGCGGGTCAGTTCCAGAAAGTCATTTATGCACCGGCTGCACGGGCTGTTGCGGGTGTTTCTGTGCTAGATCTGTTTGCTCTTGGACTCATATTGCTCTCGCTGATTGTCTTTGTGGCATCCATACCAGTCACCAGAAAGAAGACACCGAATCTGCCGGACATCGCGGCCCCCGCGCCCGCCCTCCATCCGTTGCCTTCGTCAGGACAATCACGGGAGGTTGCCAAGATGGCGCCCGTCGAAGAAGAAGTCATCACGAAAGAGGATACGCTTGGACCCCGAAGCAGGCCTGTTGCGAGCGCAGCACCCGAAGAGAGTTCTGCTGGTACGGCCGCACCTACTGGTACAAGAGCATTCGAGGGTGCCTTTCCAGCTGTGCCTGGCGCATTGCGGACCTCGCCGGGGTCTGCCTCACATGGCATCACACCAACTGCGCGGGATGAGTCTGTGCAATCCATTGAGAGGAAAGCATCTCTCATCTACTGGGAACGAATGTGTCTGGAAGAGGAGTTCGACCTCATCGTGTCACTTCATCGACCGGAGTTCAAGGTGGTGCCACCTGAGGGAGCAACCACACATGAGTCTGAGACTGTCTACCGGCTGCCCAGGACAGGGCATGTCAGAGTTGTCCCGGTGTGCTCCGGCTGTAACATCTCGCCCGCGTCAAGAGACATCCGAGTCGAGGAGCTGGACACGGAGAATCGAGCGGCATTTAAGGTGCTCCCGCTCAAAGAGGGCGACTTCGACCTCACAGTTGAGTTTCACATGGTAATGCCCGACGGCCGAATCCAGCCGATTGGTACTGAGAAGACCCGAGTGACTGTGCAGGCCAAGCCAATCCAGTTGAACGTTGGTGCTCTGAGCATCAGTGTGTCAAGGCGGGTTCCGGCGTTCTTCTCCATGTGCGGAAGCTTCTTCGGACTCACCTCGTTTGTCGTCAACAAGGCGTTGGGGATTGACATCAATGAGTCTCTCATTGCAGCCAGCGCCGCTGTCAGTGCCAGCCTAGCAGGCACCGTAATGATACTTCTGGCGATGTTGATGCTCATCCGAGGTCTAAAGCCTCTCATGAGGGAGATACAGATCAAACTGAGATAGCAAACACTCTATCATCAGTAGTTCAGCCCGTCGCAGTCTGTCAGTACACACTCTCATAGAGGCAGCACTCCAAACCGACAAGCAGTCAGTGCGGCAGCATTGGATAGCATTATATACCATATCATAGTAGCCACTATTGCCACAACACGCCAGGTAGGCACCTTGGGAAGTCACGCTTTGCAACAACTCGAAATCATGGGAACAGCGGAGATACTTGGAGGGGTGGTCTTCGCTCTCGTAGCGCTCATTGGAATCTGCGGCTTCTCGCGAGATAGACGGTACAGGACATGGTCAGTCTCACAGTTCATGTACGCGCTAGTCCTCATGGTCCCAGACACGCTTCACTATGACGCGTTCCTGCTACCGTCGGTGAGGCTCATGGTGCAGCTGATGGCAGCATTGCTCCTATTCTGGGCGTTCTACCACCACCAGGCTGTCAGAAGAGGCATCCTCATCCAAGCTGCAGCCATCCTGATTCTGTCCTGTGCGATGACACTGATTGTGTCTGTAGCCGCTCTGCCCCCGACGATACTGGTGATCCCGGCGGCCCTCGTCACTTCAGTAGCCGCTGTTGCAGTGGCGAGGGTGCTATTTCAGTATCCGGGACCACAACCTTTACTGCACACCGTGTCAGCTGTTGTGCTATGCGTGTGGTCTGCTGCAAATCTACCCTTCTTGCTGATGCCGTTTCTTGATGTGCCCGCCATCTTTGGCGGAATTCAATATGTGACTCATCTCGCAGTGACAGCAGCAATGCTCCTCTCATCCATCGAGCTGACCAAGAGCAGTCTGGAACGAGAGCTTCTGGTCACCCACACTATCAGCAGCATTCTGACTCACGACCTTCGAAGCTTCCTTAACATCGCATCAGGCGCCCTGGAGCTTGCCGAGGACTCGGGAACGAAGAACATGAAGCCAATTGCGACAGCAAGAGATGCCCTCGATGCCGCTTCCAGATTCATGAATGAGACACGCACTGCATTGGTGTCTCTTGCTCCAGTATCGCCAGTGGTGGAGGCCTGCCCGGTCACAGAGATTGTCAGCAGACTGGTCGAACGTGTCAGAGCAGAACACCGACTTGATGAGGACAGCTTGACCGTTCGCGGTTGTGTAGACAGTCATGACAGAGTGTCACCCATCATTGGCCAAGCGCTCTGGAACATCATCGATAACGGGATTAGACACGCGGTCGGAAGACCAAGCATCGTGTTGGAGTGCGTGGCAGGAGATGCTGTGACTTTCAGAATCTCCGATAACGCGGGAGGACTGCCCGTGGCACTGAAGAGGGCGCTTAACGAGGGGGGACAAGTGCCGAACGCCTCACGGATGGGGCTCGTCTTGGTGCGCGAGATCGCCAGAGTCTTTGACGCGGACCTCTCCGTTGATGACATTGCGAGTGATGGTCGTGTCGTGGGCTCAGTCTTCACTCTAAAGGTGCCCAAGGTCCCGTGAATGGTGTACAGTGGACACATGGCAACGCATTCCCGAAAGCGGCGAACCAACGACGAAGCGACAAGAGGACGAGCACAGCCATTGGTACCACACACAATCCAGCAGGAGTGGTGTGAAACTGGATCGATTGCCGTAACGCTCTTCTGGTTCATATGCAGTTGTGAGCATGGTTGAGAGAAGAAGAATGGTTGGGTTCACTTGGAACGCAGATGCGAATGGAGGCCTCTTTGCACGTCCTAGTGTTCACTCGCTACTTGCAGCTTCGGTTGTGTCTGCGATTGTCG containing:
- a CDS encoding HAMP domain-containing histidine kinase yields the protein MQQLEIMGTAEILGGVVFALVALIGICGFSRDRRYRTWSVSQFMYALVLMVPDTLHYDAFLLPSVRLMVQLMAALLLFWAFYHHQAVRRGILIQAAAILILSCAMTLIVSVAALPPTILVIPAALVTSVAAVAVARVLFQYPGPQPLLHTVSAVVLCVWSAANLPFLLMPFLDVPAIFGGIQYVTHLAVTAAMLLSSIELTKSSLERELLVTHTISSILTHDLRSFLNIASGALELAEDSGTKNMKPIATARDALDAASRFMNETRTALVSLAPVSPVVEACPVTEIVSRLVERVRAEHRLDEDSLTVRGCVDSHDRVSPIIGQALWNIIDNGIRHAVGRPSIVLECVAGDAVTFRISDNAGGLPVALKRALNEGGQVPNASRMGLVLVREIARVFDADLSVDDIASDGRVVGSVFTLKVPKVP